In the genome of Oncorhynchus masou masou isolate Uvic2021 unplaced genomic scaffold, UVic_Omas_1.1 unplaced_scaffold_2065, whole genome shotgun sequence, the window CTCACCAATTATCTCCTTCTGCCACTTCAGTCTCCTCTTCCAGGTTCCTCCCTTCTTGAGGGAGAGGCTCCTCCCTTCTTTCCCGTCAAAAACAACTTCCTTCTTTTGATTGGATGCCACATGGGCAACAGGGGGCATGGGCTGGCTCAAGGCTGGCTGAGGACTGGCAAGGCCAGCGATCCCATTGGTCATCTCTCCTGAGCTCTCCATGTTCGGTGTGGATGATTTGACACAAGGGACTACATATCCCACGATGCATCTGGGTGGTAGAGGATCAGGGGTCACCTCAGCCTGCCTGTATCCCTCCACCCCTGCCTCCTCCTGGGCCTGCTGCCACTCAGTATCCAGCCTCTCCTGGTCCTGACGGTACTTCTCCTGCACAACATCACACAAGGCATGAGGCATTAGCAGTTCCACATTGAAGTCAGCATTTGCTCAGTGTGGTTCCCAGGCTAAGTGGGCATTTGCTCAGTGTGGTTCCCAGGCTAAGTGGGCATTTGCTCAGTGTGGTTCCCAGGCTAAGTGGGCATTTGCTCAGTGTGGTTCCCAGGCTAAGTGGGCATTTGCTCAGTGTGGTTCCCAGGCTAAGTGGGCATTTGCTCAGTGTGGTTCCCAGGCTAAGTGGGCATTTGCTCAGTGTGGTTCCCAGGCTAAGTGGGCATTTGCTCAGTGTGGTTCCCAGGCTAAGTGGGCATTTGCTCAGTGTGGTTCCCAGGCTAAGTGGGCATTTGCTCAGTGTGGTTCCCAGGCTAAGTGGGCATTTGCTCAGTGTGGTTCCCAGGCTAAGTGGGCATTTGCTCAGTGTGGTTCCCAGGCTAAGTGGGCATTTGCTCAGTGTGGTTCCCAGGCTAAGTGGGCATTTGCTCAGTGTGGTTCCCAGGCTAAGTGGGCATTTGCTCAGTGTGGTTCCCAGGCTAAGTGGGCATTTGCTCAGTGTGGTTCCCAGGCTAAGTGGGCATTTGCTCAGTGTGGTTCCAGGCTAAGTGGGCATGTATGTCTTCCTGACCTGTAGGAGGCGCTCCTGCTCCTCCTGCCacttctcctgcctcctcctctcttcctcagggTCCCAGGACCAACTGGAGGGGGAGGTGCTGAGGGACGGCACCTGGAGCTGGAGGACATCCCAGAATAttacccttcacacacacacacacacaccccccaaaaCTCAGTCACAACACAACCTTAAGAGCCAGTGTTCCCCCATCTTGTTCCTATGACTTACATCAGATATCGCCGACGCCGATCCTcctaacagagagaggggggggggaagagtgTAAACAATcagccaatttgtaagtcgctctggataagagcgtctgctaaatgacttaaatgtaaatgtgagaaTAAATGTTTCCCCAAATCGGGCTCACTTATATCACCACATTTATCATCCTTCAATTTATGATTTAATCAGATCACTGCAAACCAAGGACCCAATAGAgccttctgaatcagagagcaCTGCAAACCAAGCACCCAATAGAGCCTTCTGGGTGAATCAGAGAGCACTGCAAACCAAGCACCCAATAGAGCCTTCTGGGTGAATCAGAGAGCACTGCAAACCAAGCACCCAATAGAGCCTTCTGGGTGAATCAGAGAACACTGCAAACCAAGGACCCAATAGAGCCTTCTGAATTAGAGAGCACTGCAAACCAAGGACCCAATAGAGCCTTCTGAATTAGAGAGCACTGCAAACCAAGGACCCAATAGAGCCTTCTGGGTGAATCAGAGAGCACTGCAAACCAAGCACCCAATAGAGCCTTCTGAATTAGAGAGCACTGCAAACCAAGGACCCAATAGAGCCTTCTGGGTGAATCAGAGAGCACTGCAAACCAAGGACCCAATAGAGCCTTCTGGGTGAATCAGAGAGCACTGCAAACCAAGGACCCAATAGAGCCTTCTGAATGATCTCAAACCAGAGCTCCAATCAGCtgacattcacacacactgactaggTAGGAGTCAATGAATCACAGAGCTGCTTGGAAGATGGTCCAGATACTGGAGTGTTGTTGCGTCAACCTCagagcactacacacacacacacactcaccacacagGTAGACCATAGCGCTGACTCCTGGtgagtctgaacacacacacacactcaccacacagGTAGACCATAGCGCTGACTCCTAGTGAGGCTGAGGGGAAAGAACTGCATTATGACACTACCAGCAGCCAGCTACAGGGACAGACCGGGTCAAACCAGGGACAGGCCGGGTCACCAGGGACAGACCGGGTCAccagggacagactgggtcacCAGGGACAGACCGGGTCACCAGGGACAGACCGGGTCACCAGGGACAGGTCCTGTCTCCAGCTATCGATGAGGTCTATGACCAACAAAACCatctctgtattcccagtcatgtgaaatccatcgaTTGGGGCCTAATTCatttgatttccttatatgaactaacatcagtaaaatcattgcgtttatatttgtgttaAATATATATGAGCAGCAGATTCGAGGACAAACAAGCAATCGTCCGAGTTGATTTAATCTACAAAGCAAATGCATAAATGGCTTAATGACTAATTGAATATAAACCAACACAAGCCCCAGCCAACAACAAAGCCTGGCGACAGACATTAACTGTTACCTTCCTGATTAAAGAACTCTGCTCTCCTTTTCTGGGTTTTCAAAACAAGCAGATCATGTTCTACACAGAGgggaaacaggaagtgagaaagagaagaggaagtgAGAGTGTAACTGAGTTTCCGTAGAGTAACATCCGGGAACTGCCAGGAAACTGCAAAGAAAACCTTCAGTCAAAGTAGTCATACTcctggacttattccacattgtgttgtgttacagcctgaattcaaaatggacaaaatagatacacacacacacacacacaccgtaaggCCAaagtgtttttagaaatgtttgtaaatgtaatgCAGAAATCTAATTtccgtaagtattcacacctctgagtcaGTTCATGTTAgagtcacctttggcagcgaatcCAGCTGTGAGTCTAAGAGTTTACACACTTGGATttcacaaatatatatatgtacattgTTTAAATTCAagctggttgttgatcattgctcgacaatcatttaagtcttgccatatatttgaTTTAAGTCAAAAACCTTAAGCTAGTCCGGAACATTCCGTCTTGGAAAGGTGCAACTCCAGTCTACATTTGGCCTCAGGTTTTTCTCATGTGGAACATTGTTCCCAGGGTCTGGTGGAAGCAGACGATCAGTTTTCCCTctcggattttgcctgtgcttagcgccATTCTGTTTCTtattataaaatataaaaaataaaagcccttgctgatgacaagcatacccataacatgatgcagcccctctatgcttgaacatatggagagCGGAAGTCTGATGTGTCCCAAACATaaaactttgtattcaggacaataAATTCATTATTTGTCGTCacatttttgttgtttgtttgtttgttttagatTATTCTATTCAGACTTCCTTCTCTTCACTCCGTCATTTACTGTAAGTTGTTGTTGTTCAAAGTCATTTACTGTAAGTTGTTTTTGTTCAAAGTCATTTACtgtaagttagtattgtggagtaacaaccatgttgatccatcctcagttctcctttcacagccattaaCCTGTAACTAACtgttaactgttttaaagtcaccattggcctcatggtgaaatccctgagcagtttccttcctcttcggcaactgagttaggaaggacgcctgtatctttgtagtgactgggtgtattgatgcaccttccaaagtgtaatgaataacttcaccttTCACTTTGCTCAAAGgctattcaatgtctgctttttattttataCCCATCTACCAAAAGGTGCCCTTTTttgcattggaaaaccttcctggtctttgtggttgaatctgtgtttgaaatgtactgTTTAACCGAGGGAACTTACAGAATTGTATGAGCGGGGTACAGAGGttgtgattatttatttattgaatgtTAAAAACACTATAATCGCACATAGTGCGAGAATATTTttgctcctgaacttatttaggccataACAAAAAGGATTGAATAGTTATTGACCCAAGTCACTTAAGCAATTCATTTATTTTAtgaatttcaacaacaaaaaacctcA includes:
- the LOC135532857 gene encoding LIM domain only protein 7-like, giving the protein MSHSQWKGMMTSALQKGSLTMDVQRYGPTDTSGDATMVKLAQINGQEVNVLTSKSRKGGFQDSPLTVRSREHDLLVLKTQKRRAEFFNQEGGSASAISDLQVPSLSTSPSSWSWDPEEERRRQEKWQEEQERLLQEKYRQDQERLDTEWQQAQEEAGVEGYRQAEVTPDPLPPRCIVGYVVPCVKSSTPNMESSGEMTNGIAGLASPQPALSQPMPPVAHVASNQKKEVVFDGKEGRSLSLKKGGTWKRRLKWQKEIIG